The following DNA comes from Corynebacterium urogenitale.
GTGCTGGCGAATTCGATCGCCTCGGGGTGGGCGAAAAGGAAGTCGAGCTCCTCGTGTGTATAGGGCATGAGTCCTTACTGAAGGTAGGATCCCGGGCGGTCTTCGAAAGGATGCTCGGGAAGCTCAGCGGGGTCCACGGCAAACTTCATGCCTGGGGCGAAATGACGCCGCGGAGCACCAAACATCTTGGTCTCCATGAGGTAGTACTCCGCCATGTACGGCAAATCTACGGGCTCTTCCAGCACGGGATCCACGGAAAGGTTGGCGGAAAATTCCATCACCTCATCGGTTGTGCGGAAGGTGTCCAGCAACTTTAGCTGCGCCCATGTCGGAGGCATGAGGCTGATCTTGCGGCTTCGCCATCCATCGAGCAGCGTCGATGGGCGGAACCAGCCTGTGGACGTCGCCTCCCTTGTGTCGCCGCTGGTGTCCTGGCCTTCCGGCAGCGCCGCGACGAAGAACGCAGTGTCGTAACGGATGGGCTGCTCCTTGGGGGTCACCCAGTTCGCCCATGGGCGCAGAAGATCGGCACGCAGCACCAGGTCGTTATTGTTCATGAAGTCGGAGAACGCCAGTTGGTGGTTCTCCAGCTGCTTGCGTTGTTCCAGGTAAGGTGCGGTATCCGCGACGACGGTGCCGTCCTTCCAGCCGGCCAACAGGGTTCCGGATTCCTCAAAGGTTTCGCGAACCGCGGCGCAGACCAGGGCACGGGCCATGGACTCGTCCTTTTGCAGTCGCTGGGACCACCACTTCACAGACGGGCCGCTCCACTGCAGCTCTGGGGAGTCGTGTCCGTCCTGATCCACGTCGCCGGGCATATCGCGAGAATCTACGCCGCCACCTGGGAAGACAGTCATTTCC
Coding sequences within:
- a CDS encoding NUDIX hydrolase, which encodes MNDQLGPTKPRHASTVILLRDTLSGPEVYVQERASTMAFCAEMTVFPGGGVDSRDMPGDVDQDGHDSPELQWSGPSVKWWSQRLQKDESMARALVCAAVRETFEESGTLLAGWKDGTVVADTAPYLEQRKQLENHQLAFSDFMNNNDLVLRADLLRPWANWVTPKEQPIRYDTAFFVAALPEGQDTSGDTREATSTGWFRPSTLLDGWRSRKISLMPPTWAQLKLLDTFRTTDEVMEFSANLSVDPVLEEPVDLPYMAEYYLMETKMFGAPRRHFAPGMKFAVDPAELPEHPFEDRPGSYLQ